The region ACTGTTTTGCCCAAGGCAAACAATATAttgttactttgttgttgtttttgagcctaggtttctctgtgtgaccctggctggccaggaactcactctgtagactaggctggccttgagctcagagatccatccacctgcctctgcctcctgagtgctgagatcaaagatgTCCGCCACCACTGCCAGCCCTAGGCACACAATTTATAAGGACCAGAATGGGAGCTGGTGGCCACAGCTTTGTTCCTTTCATGTTACTTACTAGCCCCTTAGGACTCTGTGATTAGACCAGGTATCCTTTATCTAAGGATAAAGGGTCAGCATCTCAAAACACCAGCTAacgggctgcagagatggctcagcaattaagagcctggctgctcttccagaacacctgagttccatttccagcacccacatagtggctcaaaaTACAGGCTAAGGACAGTTACTGCCCAGCCAAGGCTCCACTGTGGTTAAGGCTCTCCTGAGCATGGGACTGCATCATCCCTCAGGGTTCCTCAATAGCTCATCTGAGATCAGATGCTCCTTCAGGTCCCACATGCTTCAACCTGGGAGGTGTaggttgttttgagatagtaTATAGTCCTGGACCCTCGACATAGACCGGGTtgtcctccaactcacagagaccatTTGGCTTCCCCCCACACTGGCATTAgaattgtgagtcaccatgtttgCTGCCTGGCCagctgggtttggtttggtttggtttttttgtttgtttgtttgttgtgataAGATCTCATAAACTggcctggctagcctagaactaaCTTTGTAGTGCAGGATGACCCAGAACTTAATCTCCCGAGTGCTAAGTTTTCAGTCAGGCCTAAAGCCTTGAAAGCTTTCCTAGAAAACGGAACCATCGCGTTCATTTATCGTTGCTTTTGCTTGCCTGACTCATGGTCAGGCTCAGTGTTCATCAGTGGGAAAAAGTCCTGGGTCCAGGATTCCTagcaaacaaatcaaaagaggaATGAAGATTAACGTTACTGTTTTAAGGAAgggtgttttcttctttattgctttttatgtattatgtgtgtatgtctgcactTGAAGGTACACACGTGTGGAAATCTGAGGACAAGTTTTGAGAGTTGGTTCTCACCTCCACCTCTCTGGAACAGGGTCTCTCGTTTCTGCTGCTGTGTTGTGTCGTGGTGTGTgctccaggctggctggcctgtgagcctTCAGGCGGTTCATTCTCCTTGCCTGCTCTCTCAGCGtaggaatgctgggatcacaggtgctCATGACCACATCCGTCTCTGTGGGTTCTTTGGTGGGTCAtgcttttacccattgagccatctctctagtctatGAAGATTATTTTTGTGGCAAGGAACCCTAAGTGCTTGGTTTTCCCAGGCAAGGTCATagactcctttaatcccagtacttgagaaggGAGTTAGGAGGGCCAGGAGTTTAAGAGTAGCTTGGGCTCCTTAGCAAATTTAAGCCAAacggactacatgagaccctcttATCTTGACAAAGCACACCTTCTCTCTGCAAATAGAGAGAGAAACCTGCTTGCTGGTAAATGTTTCTAGGAGGGAAAATCTGAATAAGATGAGCGACGCATTCATTCCCATATCTGGGATGAAGGGAGGATCATGGTGATGGTCTTGGCCAGTCAGACAGAAAGGCATCTGTGAGCAGATGTCTTAGGAAGAAGATGGAGCAAGTCTCAGAAGCAAGGCCTCTGGAGAGCTTTCCTTGTTGGTtggaaaatatacattaaaattacCATTTTAATATCTGCATGCCATTTTTTAGCAGACCATTCTGTGGCATTAAATACATCAATGCCAATTCCAGAGCGGTGATGGGACATGACACTGTCTCCAGCTGAAATTGTGTGTTCGATCAACCTAACTCCCATGGTCCTAAGCCTCAGCCCCAGCACCCCCCAAACCACCGTTCTCAGTCTGTTAAATTGTCAGCTGTGGATATTCCATATAAGCCAAACAGCAGaatatttgttctttctgtgtaGCTTACTTCATTCAGAATGTCTTCAAAGTTCATCcatgatgttttgttgttgtttttgtgagacaaggtttcactgtgtaaccctggaactcccaagatctgcctgcctctgcctcgtgagtactgggaataaggcgtgccaccactgcccggctaagttAATCCAGGTTGAAACACAAGAGAACTTCGTGTTTTTAAAGGAAGGCTAAATGATATCCCATTATATGATATTCCATTTTTCTGAATCCACTTATTCACTGATgtactttttaagtttttaaccttttttttcttttctttttgaaagatttatttatttcatgtatgtgaatacactgttgctgtgttcagggattaaaggcgtgcaccactaatGCCTGGCTCCCAGcagagattttatttacttttctgtatactaatgtatgtgtgcacatgcactccGTGCCCACAGAGACCGGAAGAGGGCACGGGATCCTCTAAGGCTGGAGATAAAGGTTATAAGCTGCTGCGTAGGAGCcaatgtcctctggaagagcagcccccAGATACACACCATGTTTTACAAATAATAAGGGCTGAAAAGATGGTAGCAgtctggtggcgcacgcctttaatcccagcactcgggaggcagaggcaggtggatttctgagttcgaggccagcctggtctataaagtgaatgccaggacagcNggcagaggcaggtggatttctgagttcgaggccagcctggtctataaagtgaatgccaggacagccagggctatacagggaaaccctgtctcgaaaaaccaaaaaaaaaaaaaaaaaaaagatggcagcaGTCACGatcactggttgttcttccagaggaccaagattcaattcccagcacccacaggtggctcacagctgtctgtaacgcCAGTTCCAGGAGCCCCTTtaaccctcttctgacctccctgggccctaggcatgtgtgtggtacacatacatatgtaagcaaaatgctcatacacataaaaaaaaatctaaaatttaaaaatatgtgtaatgtatatgtatgcagaGTGGAGAGAAGTTCTGCGTGTGAGTGCTGTGTGAGCAGAAGATAAGAGGGTGTCGCgtccctggagccagagttacaggagcTTATGagcctgccaggcagtggtacacatttttttttaaagatttatttattattatatgtaagtacactgtagttgtcttcagacataccagaagagggagtcagatctcattacgggtggttgtgagccaccacatggttgctgggatttgaactcaggaccttcagaagagcagtcagtactcttaaccgctgagtcacctcaccagccctaacttcttttttttttttttttaagatttacttattattatatgtaactacacttgtagctgttttcaggcataccagaatagggcatcagatctcagcacggatggttgtgagccaccatgtggttgctgggatttgaactcaggaccttcagaagagcagtgctcttaaccactgagccatctctccagccccagtggtacacattcttaattgctgagccagccagcctgttttttgtttgtttgttggttggtttgtttttaagacatggtttctctgtgcagtcctgcctatcctggaactcactctgtagatcaggctggcctcgaactcagaaatccacctgcctctgcctcccaagtgctgggattaagggtgtgtgcccccactgccaggctgttatttttgttgttgttttttgtttgcagtgctggggatgaactTGGGGCCTCATTCATGCTATGTAGGCTATATTCCCAGCCCATATGCTTCAGTTTTGAAGAACTTCTGTTTCCCATAATACCAACATCATTTCACATCTTCACTGACACttgtaattttctatattttgttttcaataataGCCATTCATTGAGAAGTCCAGGAGATTTTAAAGCCTAAGTTAGACCACAAAGAGAACGTTCTCTTTGGGACAAGAAGAGCTCAACGTTTGCAAGGGTTTACAGGATGCTTCATCCATCCTCATCACAGGCTTCCCAGAAGTCTAAGGCTTCTCAGGTCAGCCCAGGAGCTTGTCCCTGACCTCCTCCTGGCTTCTCCCTGCAGGTGCCTGGCTGCAGCAAGCCATGCTCTGAGCCATGCCCAGGCCGGGACAGCCCCGCCCATCATCCGGGCCTCCACGCTTGGGGCCCTGGGAGAGGCCATCAGAGTTATGCCTGGAAACGAACGATGAGCGCTCCCAGCCCCCACCGGGCCGTCGCACCAGGAGGCCAGACCCTAAAGACCCTGGCCACCACGGGCCAGAGAGTATCACCTTCATTTCAGGCTCTGCAGAACCAGCCAACGAGCCCCCAACCTGCTGCCTCCTCTGGCGCCCCTGGGGTTGGGACTGGTGTAGGGCTGCCTTCTGCTTCCGCCGCTGCAGGGATTGCCTGCAGCGCTGTGGGGCTTGTGTGCGGGGCTGCAGCCCCTGCTTATCTGCAGGAGACCCCATTGAAGGGTCTGCCGAAGCCGCCTGGGCCAAGGAACACAATGGTGTGCCCCCCAGTCCGGACCGTGCACCCCCCAGCCGCCGGGATGGCCAGAGGCTCAAGACCAGCATGGGCAGCAGCTTCAGCTACCCTGATGTTAAGCTCAAGGGCATCCCTGTGTATCCCTACCGCCATgccacctccccagtccctgaCGTGGACTCCTGCTGCAAGGAGCCCCTGGCCGAGCCTCCTCCCACACGGCACAGCTTGCCTAGCACCTTCACCAACAGCCCCCGCGGCTCTGAGGAGTACTACTCCTTCCATGAATCGGACCTGGACCTGCCTGAGATGGGCAGTGGCTCCATGTCGAGCCGGGAGATCGACGTGCTTATTTTCAAGAAGCTGACAGAGCTGTTCAGTGTGCACCAGATTGACGAGCTGGCCAAGTGCACATCGGACACCGTGTTCCTGGAGAAGACCAGCAAGATCTCAGACCTGATCAGCAGCATCACGCAGGACTACCACCTGGATGAGCAAGACGCCGAGGGCCGCCTGGTGCGGGGCATCATCCGTATTAGTACCCGCAAAAGCCGCTCCCGCCCACAGACCTCCGAGGGGCGCTCAGCCCGCTCTACTGCCCCTGCTGCTGCCCCCGACAGTGGCCATGAGACCATGCTGGGCTCTGGCCTCAGCCAGGAGGGTAGGTGGGCCTGAGTAGGGAAGTTCTAGCTACAGGAGAAGGATTGGGCTTTGTGGGGCTTCCCCTTAGCCAGCTGGCACTTCTCTTAAACTCTCGGGTCTGTAAACTCCTTCTCTACCCTATGACTAACTGGCAGAGCAGCTCCCAGGTCTGGCCTTAATAAGGGCCCAAAGCACAAGAATTTGGCTAGTCACAAGGGTTCCTCAGAATTCCAGAGGCTGAGAAAAAAGGTCTCtcaagagttccagggcagtATTAGgtagagaccttgtctttaagaaaaatacacactgctgggcagtggtggcacacgcctttaatcccagcacttgggaggcagacagatttctgagtttgaggccagcctagtctacagagtgagttccaggatagctggggctatacagagaaaccctgtctcaaaaaacaaaacaacagaaaagagagagagagagagagagagagggagggagaagaaaagaaaaaaacacactaCCCACACACAAGAATTTGTACCACTGATCTGACCTAGTCAAACAGGCACCTGCCTGTACATATAcacccagtcttttttttttttttttggctttcgagacagggtttctctgtgtagccctggctgtcctgggactcactctgtagaccaggctgtcctcgaactcagaaacctgcctgtctctgcctcccaagtgctgggattaaaggcgtgcgccaccaccgcccagctacacacccattctttttttttttttttttttaaagatttatttatttattatatgtaagtacactgtagctgtcttcagacaNTCCAGAAGAGGGCNCCAGATCTCNttgcggatggttgtgagccaccatgtggttgctgggatttgaactctggaccttcggaagagcagttgggtgctcttacccactgagccatctcaccagccccacacccAATCTTAAACTTGCTTCTCTACTCTTTTGTACAGTAAGCACCCTTCTTGACTGAGCTGCAATAGGGACAGGGACTGAGCTGTATAAAAGAACACGCTAATGACCATTCTTTATATTTCCTCCCTAGAGCTGACAGTGCAGATCTCCCAGGAGACAACCGCAGATGCCATCGCCAGGAAGCTGAGGCCATATGGAGCCCCAGGTGTGGTCCTGACCTGACCAGAGGGTGGGAACTACACTGGGTGCCCTTCAGATGACCTTCCAGCTTCTTTTGGGGTGGGTGAGGATGGGATCAGAAGTGGAAAAAGGCCGAGCAACTGTGTACCCCCTGCAGCTGTGGAAGCTGGCTTGAATTGAGGTTCCTAGAATACAGCTAGAATTGATCTGGGGAGTAAGGTGGCCAGGGAGCCATCCAGCCTGCATCTACAAATGCTCCCTATATGATTTCTACTGCTGTCTCTAGGAGCAAGGTCCCTACCCTTTTACAGACAACACTGCAGTTGCCAGGCTGTTTTGGCTGACCAGGCTTCTCCCTGGCTATAGACCTGGGATGAGCTCCTTGCCCTCTCTgagcttctgcttcctcctccaacCAGGGTACCCAGCCAGCCAAGACTCATCATTCCAGGGCACGGACACAGACTCTTCAGGGGCACCCCTGCTGCAGGTGTACTGCTAACCCCTACTGGCCCAGCAGTCACAGCCTCTCCTGGAAGAAGCATAGCCAGCGGAGGAGAGGAACCAGGACCTCTGTGTGGGGCCGACTCTGAGCCCAGAAGCAGtgacctctctggcttctgcttttgTTGAATCCCCTTAGACCACATACATTTCACAGGGCCATGGTGCCCACACCCCCTTCCAGCTGGCCTGACTGCTGGCTGGGCCTCTTCTGCGGCCTGAAAGCAAAGCCTTGGAAGTAGCTTCCCAGTTCCACTCCCATGACACCCTCAGCAATTATGGGGACTAAGTAGGTTGGGTTGGGGACAGCATGGCCTCTGTGATTCTGTGGGCAGTGCCCACTTGCTATATTGATAAGCAGTTCATATTGGTTCTTGGCTATTCTATACTGTTAACATGACCCTAGTTGCAAGCACATACACCTGCCTGGTCATCAGTTACATAGTCTACTCTGTGCCGTATGCCGAGTGCTGCTCTGCTTAGGACATAGGCACCCAATCTGGTTCAGCATTATGGAAGACAAGAGTGAGGTAGAAGCAAGAGAGACTAGCCTCAGAAGATAATGAATCATTTAGGGGCCTGGACTGCCCTGTTCCCCCACTCTTTCTGGCAGCCCCTCAGTATCACTGGTCAGTGACCCCTCTTACCTCCTGCTAGTGCTAGCACAGCACTG is a window of Mus caroli chromosome 4, CAROLI_EIJ_v1.1, whole genome shotgun sequence DNA encoding:
- the Kdf1 gene encoding keratinocyte differentiation factor 1 yields the protein MPRPGQPRPSSGPPRLGPWERPSELCLETNDERSQPPPGRRTRRPDPKDPGHHGPESITFISGSAEPANEPPTCCLLWRPWGWDWCRAAFCFRRCRDCLQRCGACVRGCSPCLSAGDPIEGSAEAAWAKEHNGVPPSPDRAPPSRRDGQRLKTSMGSSFSYPDVKLKGIPVYPYRHATSPVPDVDSCCKEPLAEPPPTRHSLPSTFTNSPRGSEEYYSFHESDLDLPEMGSGSMSSREIDVLIFKKLTELFSVHQIDELAKCTSDTVFLEKTSKISDLISSITQDYHLDEQDAEGRLVRGIIRISTRKSRSRPQTSEGRSARSTAPAAAPDSGHETMLGSGLSQEELTVQISQETTADAIARKLRPYGAPGYPASQDSSFQGTDTDSSGAPLLQVYC